The uncultured Hyphomonas sp. genome includes a window with the following:
- a CDS encoding circularly permuted type 2 ATP-grasp protein, which produces MGEAPHFFDEMDGFDGNVRAPYEAYSGWLEEMSRPALLKKSAEAQAFFRRTGITFNVYGDAEADERLIPFDLVPRIIGAGEWANLVRGIEQRVKAINAFLHDIYHRQEIIRAGRVPERLIGENAAFLPRMIGMDPPGGIYTHIVGVDLVRTGPNEFFVLEDNARTPSGVSYMLENRETMLKMFPELFSHIRVEPVQQYPATLRRSLEQCGPPAADGNRPTVAVLTPGIHNSAYFEHAFLADQMGVELVEGHDLRVVDGRIAMRTTRGYEPIDVIYRRIDDDYLDPLNFRSDSLLGVAGIFDIYRAGGITIANAPGTGIADDKAIYSYMPEIVEFYTGQKPILQNVPTWRCAEKDALAYVLEHLDELVVKEVHGSGGYGMLVGPAASKAELKAFRAKLVDKPENYIAQPTLALSTVPVLTKSGLAPRHVDLRPFVLVSPEGVQVTPGGLTRVAMKKGSLVVNSSQGGGTKDTWVLKGE; this is translated from the coding sequence ATGGGAGAGGCACCTCATTTTTTTGATGAAATGGACGGGTTCGACGGAAATGTCCGCGCCCCCTATGAAGCTTATTCAGGCTGGCTGGAGGAAATGAGCCGGCCTGCGCTGCTCAAGAAATCCGCAGAAGCGCAAGCTTTCTTCCGGCGCACCGGGATCACATTCAACGTCTATGGTGACGCAGAAGCCGATGAACGGTTGATCCCGTTTGACTTGGTCCCGCGCATCATCGGGGCGGGGGAGTGGGCGAACCTGGTTCGCGGCATCGAGCAGAGGGTGAAGGCGATCAATGCCTTCCTTCACGACATTTATCACCGGCAGGAGATTATCCGGGCCGGCCGTGTGCCCGAACGCCTGATCGGGGAGAACGCCGCCTTCCTGCCGAGAATGATCGGCATGGACCCACCCGGTGGAATCTACACCCATATAGTCGGCGTGGACCTTGTCCGGACCGGTCCGAACGAGTTTTTTGTTCTCGAGGACAATGCGCGCACGCCAAGCGGCGTGTCCTACATGCTGGAAAACCGCGAAACGATGTTGAAGATGTTCCCGGAACTCTTCTCGCATATCCGCGTGGAACCGGTTCAGCAGTATCCGGCAACGCTGCGGCGGTCTCTGGAACAGTGCGGCCCGCCAGCCGCGGATGGAAACCGCCCGACCGTGGCTGTCCTCACACCGGGTATTCACAACTCTGCCTATTTCGAACACGCCTTCCTGGCGGATCAGATGGGTGTCGAACTGGTCGAAGGGCATGATCTTCGGGTGGTCGATGGCCGGATCGCCATGCGCACAACCCGCGGCTATGAGCCAATCGATGTCATCTATCGCCGGATCGATGATGATTACCTGGATCCGCTGAATTTCCGGTCAGACTCCCTTCTTGGGGTGGCGGGCATTTTCGACATTTATCGCGCGGGCGGCATCACGATCGCGAATGCTCCGGGAACGGGTATTGCCGATGACAAGGCAATCTATTCCTACATGCCGGAAATCGTCGAATTCTATACCGGCCAGAAGCCGATTCTTCAGAATGTGCCGACCTGGCGGTGTGCCGAAAAGGATGCGCTGGCTTATGTGCTGGAGCACCTGGACGAGCTGGTGGTGAAGGAAGTGCATGGGTCCGGCGGATACGGAATGCTGGTGGGACCGGCCGCCAGCAAGGCGGAGCTGAAGGCCTTCCGTGCCAAGCTGGTGGATAAGCCGGAAAACTATATTGCCCAGCCGACGCTCGCGCTTTCGACTGTTCCGGTGCTGACCAAATCTGGCCTTGCCCCGAGACACGTCGATCTCCGGCCATTTGTCCTGGTCTCCCCGGAAGGCGTGCAGGTGACGCCCGGCGGCCTGACCCGTGTGGCGATGAAGAAAGGTTCCCTGGTGGTCAATTCCAGCCAGGGCGGCGGAACCAAGGACACCTGGGTCCTGAAGGGGGAATAG
- a CDS encoding alpha-E domain-containing protein: MLGRTAAGLFWLARYLERAGNTSRLAEAGFRMALTRADSDTEEWQSVVTTAGCREAYLEKHETIRSDKILDFILRDKENPNSVLCAFHTARENARMTRTALTREVWEAINEAWMSVRDALRRPVPERDLPEILSLVRRQGAQVSGAVTGTMLRNDIYNFMQLGTLVERADNTSRILDAKYYVLLPSSASIGSSLDNVQWEMILRSASAERSFYWLHGGRASPPAIADFLIFDARLPRSLAFCYDMITEYLGRLALEYGESTPAHELATRQENRLTDLNIALVFEEGLHEFLTSFMAQNAAFSAQIETDYRFNE, encoded by the coding sequence ATGCTGGGCCGCACAGCTGCCGGTCTCTTCTGGCTGGCTCGTTACCTGGAAAGGGCGGGGAATACGTCGCGCCTGGCCGAGGCGGGTTTCCGCATGGCATTGACGCGGGCCGATTCCGATACGGAGGAGTGGCAGTCTGTTGTCACCACGGCGGGGTGTCGGGAGGCTTACCTTGAAAAACACGAGACAATCCGTTCGGACAAAATCCTGGATTTCATCCTGAGAGACAAGGAGAATCCCAACAGCGTGCTCTGCGCGTTTCACACCGCGCGCGAGAATGCCCGGATGACGCGTACCGCCCTGACGCGGGAAGTGTGGGAAGCGATCAATGAGGCCTGGATGAGCGTGCGCGATGCGTTGCGCCGCCCGGTGCCGGAGCGGGACCTGCCGGAAATCCTGTCCTTGGTACGCCGGCAGGGAGCGCAGGTCAGCGGGGCGGTCACGGGGACCATGCTGCGCAATGATATCTACAATTTCATGCAACTCGGCACGCTGGTCGAGCGAGCCGACAACACGTCGCGTATTCTGGACGCGAAGTATTATGTGCTGCTGCCTTCCAGCGCATCCATCGGGTCATCGCTCGATAATGTTCAGTGGGAAATGATCCTGCGGTCTGCATCGGCAGAGCGCAGCTTTTACTGGTTGCATGGCGGTCGGGCCAGTCCGCCCGCCATTGCGGACTTTCTGATCTTTGATGCACGCCTGCCGCGGTCTCTGGCATTCTGCTATGATATGATTACGGAATATCTGGGACGACTTGCCCTGGAATATGGCGAAAGCACACCGGCGCATGAACTGGCGACCCGTCAGGAGAACCGCCTTACAGACCTGAACATCGCGCTTGTATTTGAGGAGGGGTTGCACGAATTCCTCACCAGCTTCATGGCTCAGAACGCGGCTTTCTCGGCCCAGATAGAAACCGACTACAGGTTCAATGAGTAA
- a CDS encoding transglutaminase family protein, whose product MRLRIDHTTVYNYEKAAVYALHQVRKRPHDTDAQTVMTWELVLDGAKLEAQYVDHHGNHVDLVSIEPDAKRVSISCQGEVETRDTAGVLTNSRVTPPLWLYRRFTPLTKAGKGVRSLVSQLGKDPALNIETLHALMNLIAEAVVYDTNPTGPNTTAEEALELGHGVCQDHAHVFASAARLLGFPARYVGGYMMMLDRVDQDAGHAWAEAWIEGLGWVGFDAANRVCPDERYIQVATGLDYREAGPMTGVMYGGEREVLSVNVQVQQ is encoded by the coding sequence ATGAGACTGCGCATCGATCACACAACAGTATATAATTACGAAAAGGCGGCGGTCTATGCGCTGCACCAGGTGCGCAAGCGTCCGCACGACACGGATGCGCAGACGGTCATGACCTGGGAGCTGGTTCTGGATGGAGCCAAGCTCGAAGCCCAATATGTCGATCATCACGGGAATCATGTCGATCTTGTCTCGATCGAGCCGGACGCCAAACGCGTGTCGATCTCCTGCCAGGGCGAGGTTGAGACCCGCGACACCGCAGGCGTGTTGACCAATAGCCGGGTGACGCCACCACTCTGGCTCTACCGCCGGTTTACGCCGCTTACGAAGGCGGGGAAGGGCGTCCGTAGTCTTGTCTCCCAGTTGGGAAAGGACCCGGCGCTCAATATCGAAACGCTGCATGCCCTGATGAACCTGATTGCAGAAGCGGTTGTCTATGACACCAACCCGACCGGACCGAACACGACGGCCGAGGAGGCGCTCGAACTCGGTCATGGTGTTTGCCAGGACCATGCCCACGTCTTTGCGTCGGCAGCGCGGCTGCTGGGCTTTCCGGCCCGGTATGTCGGTGGTTACATGATGATGCTGGACCGGGTCGATCAGGACGCAGGCCATGCCTGGGCGGAGGCCTGGATCGAGGGGCTTGGGTGGGTCGGATTTGATGCAGCCAACCGTGTTTGTCCTGACGAACGGTACATTCAGGTTGCAACCGGGCTCGACTATCGCGAAGCTGGTCCGATGACAGGGGTCATGTATGGCGGCGAACGGGAGGTTCTCTCGGTCAATGTTCAGGTCCAACAATAA
- a CDS encoding peptidase, with product MRLNAGLIFMSDTRTNAGVDNISKFRKMFTWEEPGERVITVLTAGNLATSQAVISVLDERAKAPKERRPSLLEAPTMFQVANIIGDTLKEVIKTQKMTGPESEADYGATMIVGGQIAGIGPRLFLIYPEGNFIEASEETPFFQIGETKYGRPILLRAYDPEMSFEEAIKLLYVSFDSTLKANLSVGMPLDLQVVEKGTMQVRHNRRIDEDDPYFQTVSSSWGDALKLAFKSLPDFSFDEGGEA from the coding sequence ATGCGGCTCAACGCGGGGCTCATCTTCATGTCCGACACGCGCACGAATGCGGGCGTGGACAACATTTCCAAGTTCCGGAAGATGTTTACCTGGGAGGAACCGGGAGAACGGGTGATCACCGTTCTCACGGCAGGGAACCTTGCAACGTCTCAGGCCGTCATCAGCGTTCTGGATGAACGGGCCAAGGCGCCCAAGGAGCGCCGCCCCAGCCTGCTGGAAGCGCCGACCATGTTCCAGGTCGCCAACATTATCGGCGACACGCTCAAGGAAGTGATCAAGACGCAGAAAATGACCGGCCCCGAATCGGAGGCCGACTATGGCGCCACAATGATTGTGGGGGGCCAGATTGCCGGAATTGGGCCGCGCCTTTTCCTGATTTACCCCGAAGGCAATTTCATCGAAGCGAGCGAAGAGACGCCTTTCTTCCAGATCGGTGAAACCAAGTATGGCCGGCCGATCCTTCTACGGGCCTATGACCCGGAGATGAGTTTCGAGGAGGCAATCAAGCTCCTCTACGTTTCCTTCGACTCGACCTTGAAAGCGAACCTGTCCGTTGGCATGCCGCTGGACCTGCAGGTCGTCGAAAAGGGGACAATGCAAGTCCGTCACAACCGGCGTATCGACGAGGACGATCCGTACTTTCAGACCGTTTCCAGCAGCTGGGGTGACGCCTTGAAACTGGCGTTCAAATCGCTTCCGGACTTTTCGTTTGACGAAGGGGGCGAAGCCTAG